One Aspergillus oryzae RIB40 DNA, chromosome 2 genomic window carries:
- a CDS encoding dienelactone hydrolase (dienelactone hydrolase and related enzymes), with translation MERLRQHIHRRRRSSTPSRAPPQGSQSPSLSSDRRKKSNSVLRRLYVTSDTADFDADILRRFEAEGFSVEYIPFQGSSGDFERDRKDLDNLIHEREDDLEPGERYAIVAYNKPAYLLLTSHHHPTTATNPFPLLCALVTYYPQISGTDTHSSLTGCPNTTTNPCIVPPSTTSSSTATCYDTLSILPIQVHLAGHQPTTLWDDYNSHPSKKRHRCHLFFYPESEPGFAESTARTHDVISSRLAWSRALECLKRGFGWPGGSWKVPAVETVWEEYWRNLFYNGQEAERDEVEHHAANTVNMMVGSGGGIPLTGGGDSDGENSDPTAELNEVAVVNCVPTLIGGEHPAQITNFYTSQFFPAGPPSQSIRLLSRTIGTDRIVDELLLTFTHTEEIPWLLPRVPPTGKQVRVVIIMTASFIAGRLARHNIYWDQASVLVQIGLLDPSLVPSGFKATGKNREGQDAVERLPVVGGEGVDRALF, from the exons atggaacGACTCCGACAGCACAtccatcgtcgtcgtcgcaGCAGTACCCCTAGCAGAGCACCTCCTCAAGGATCCCAATCTCCCAGCCTCAGCAGCGATAGACGCAAGAAAAGCAATTCTGTTTTGCGCCGACTCTATGTCACTTCAGACACGGCCGACTTCGACGCGGACATTCTCCGGCGATTCGAAGCGGAGGGTTTCAGCGTCGAATATATTCCATTCCAAGGGTCCAGCGGAGATTTCGAGCGAGACCGGAAAGACCTGGATAATTTGATCCACGAGCGAGAGGACGATCTCGAGCCGGGGGAGAGATATGCGATTGTGG CATACAACAAACCAGCCTACCTTCTCCTTAcatcccaccaccacccaacAACAGCCACCAaccctttccctctcctctGTGCCCTAGTAACCTACTACCCCCAGATCTCCGGAACAGATACCCATAGTAGCCTCACCGGTTGCCCCAACACAACGACAAACCCCTGCATCGTGCCCCCATCCACGACCTCTTCGTCAACCGCCACCTGCTATGACACTCTCTCCATCCTTCCCATTCAAGTCCATCTCGCCGGCCACCAACCCACCACCCTCTGGGACGACTACAACAGCCACCCCAGCAAAAAGCGCCACAGATgccacctcttcttctacccaGAATCCGAGCCCGGGTTCGCGGAGTCAACAGCCAGAACGCACGACGTGATCAGTTCGCGCCTAGCCTGGAGTCGAGCGCTGGAGTGCCTGAAGCGCGGGTTTGGTTGGCCCGGAGGGAGCTGGAAGGTACCCGCCGTGGAGACAGTGTGGGAGGAGTACTGGCGAAATCTGTTCTACAATGGACAGGAGGCAGAGCGAGACGAGGTGGAGCATCATGCGGCCAATACAGTGAACATGATGGTAGGGAGTGGTGGTGGGATCCCCTTGACCGGGGGCGGCGATAGTGACGGGGAGAATTCCGACCCAACGGCGGAGTTGAATGAGGTAGCGGTAGTCAATTGTGTTCCTACCTTGATTGGTG GAGAACATCCGGCTCAAATCACTAACTTTTACACCTCGCAATTCTTCCCTGCCGGGCCACCGTCGCAGAGTATTCGTCTTCTGTCTCGCACGATCGGCACAGACCGGATAgttgatgagcttctgcTCACGTTTACGCACACAGAAGAGATCCCGTGGCTGCTGCCCCGTGTGCCACCTACGGGTAAACAAGTGCGCGTTGTGATTATAATGACGGCTAGCTTCATTGCGGGGAGACTGGCTCGCCATAATATCTATTGGGATCAGGCGAGTGTCCTGGTGCAGATAGGGCTGTTGGACCCGAGTCTGGTGCCTAGCGGGTTTAAGGCTACTGGGAAGAACAGAGAGGGACAGGATGCTGTGGAGCGTCTTCCTGTTGTTGGTGGGGAGGGCGTCGATAGGGCTTTGTTTTGA